CCGGTCGGCGATGGCCCACACCGTCGCCGGATGGTGTCCATAACCGATGTGGCTGGCCAGTACCGCGATGTTCTCGCTTCGCGGCGACGGCGGATTGATGCATGTCTGCCATGCGACCATGCCGTCGAAGCGCGAGTAGATCGCCGTCGTGGGGACCGGCATGGGTTCGGCTTCGGACTTCAACGGCAGCACGTGCTGTTCGGAGTGCAGGTGGGCGTAGCGCTTGAAGCTGGGGGTCGCGCGCGTCTGGGCTTCGTCCTCCATGCGAAACGGGCTGCCGAGGGTGATCACCTGACGCACCGCCGCCGGGTGACGGCGAGCCAGCGCACGCGCGAAGATGCCGCCCAGACTCCAGCCGATCAGGGTGAGCGGAACGTCGTAGCGGGCGTCCAGCTCCTCGAGGCGCAGTTCCATTCCGCGCACCGCTTCGGGCGTGGGGCCGATGTTACGGCCCAGGCCCCAGCCGTGGGCCCGATACCCGAGGCGGCGCAGCAGCCGCCGCAGCGTCCAGGTGGAACCGTCCCCGGCCAGCAGGCCGGGCAGCACCAGCACCGGATCCCCGTCACCGACCGGCAGCATCCGGTGCAGCGGCAGCACGCTGACCAACTGCCCGTACTCGGCCACCGCACGCGGGATGTCGGTGAGGTAGAGCGCCAATGGCGGGGCACTGACGGGTTTGGTCGTGGACATCGGTCAGCCCTCCTCGTCCCAGACCTTCATCATGGTCGCCAAGATCTCCTCGCCGCGGCCGAGACCGGCGAGGTGGCTTTCTCCTGGAAGGTGGAACAGCTCGGCGTTGGGCAGGCGCGAAACGACGTGCTCTCCGTGGGAGAACGGGATGATGTGGTCGTGATCGCCGTGCCACCAACGGACCGGGACCGTCACCTCCTCGAGCCGGAATCCCCAGTCCCGAGCGAAAACGATGACGTCGGCGAACGGAGCGGCCAGTTGTTTGCGGCTGCCGTTGAGCAGGTCGTCGAGAAACATCGCCTTGAACTCGGGACGGGCCAGCAGATGCCGGTCGGCCTGGGGTGAGAGCAGCGCGTACACGTCCAGTGCCGGGGACGCGACCGGCCGGGCCGCTCGGATCAGCAGGCTGGCGGACAGCCGCAGCGGGCTACCGCCCAGCCTGAGCAACGGCGCGACCCGCACACCAAGGTTCATCACGCCGCCACTGATCGCGTCGGGACCGTGCGTCGGTGCGACGCCACCAAGTACGCCCGCCGCCACTACCTTGTCGGGCAGCCCGGCGGCGCACGCCAGCGTGTAGGGTCCGCCGCCGGACAGGCCGACGACGGCCATCTTCTCGATGCCCAGGGTGTCGGAGATGGTCCGCATGTCGTCGGCGAACGCCGAAATGGTCTCGTACTGGTGCGGGGTCGACGAGCCGATCCCGGGGCGGTCGACGCCGATCAGCCGGACGTTGTGGTGTTCGGCATAGACCCGGGCCTCGGTCGGGATCTGCCGGCGGGCACCGGGGGTGCCGTGCAGCCAGAAAACCGCACGTCCCTGCGGGGCGCCGAACTCGGCGAAACCGATTTGGCGGTCTTCGCCGACGGCGATGTTTCCTTCAATCTTGGGGCGGGCAATTGCGACGACCATCCCGAGAGCTTCGCATGTGAGTTTGCCCGTGACAATCTGGGAGGGGTCCGTGATCGGCGGCTTTCGCGGCGCCCCGTCAGGCGGGCATCCCGATCGCCTTGGGCTCCATGTACTGGTGCAGGCCGGCGATTCCGCCGCCCTCGCGACCCAGGCCGCTCTGCTTGAAACCGCCGAACGGCGCGTCGCCCGGACCGAAACCGTTCACCGCGATCTGGCCGGTGCGGATGCGGCGAGCGACCCCGACGGCGCGTTCGGCGTCGGCGCCCCACACCGCGCCGGACAGGCCGTACTGCGAGTTGTTGGCGATCGCGACCGCCTCGTCGTCGTCGCGGTAACGCAAGACGGTCAACACCGGCCCGAAGACTTCCTCCTGCGCAATGGTCGCGTCCGGGGTCGAGCCGGTCAGGATCGTCGGCTCGTAGTAGAAGCCCGTTCCCAGCGCCGGCGGGCGCCGGCCCCCGGTGGCCAGGGTGGCCCCGTCGCCGAGCGCCCGGGAGACCAGACCCTCGACTCGCTGCCGTTGTTGCTCGCTGATCAGCGGGCCCATCTGGACCTCCGGATCGGCGGGATCGCCGACCTTCACCTGACGCGCCAGCGCCACCAGCCGGTCGACGACGTCGTCGTGCATCGCGTCGGGCAGCAGCAGCCGGCTCTGCAGGATGCACGCCTGGCCGGCATGCAACAGGCAGGAGTCGAACAGCATTCGCTGCAGCAACTCGTCGGTCAGCGCGGCGTCGTCGAGCACGATGCTCGCCGACTTGCCGCCGCACTCCAACAGGACCCGCTTCATGGTGCCGGCCGCGGCGGCCATCACCTCCCGCCCGACCGCCGAACTGCCGGTGAAGCTGACCATGTCGATCCGCGGGTCGACGGCCAGCAGCTTGCTGGCCTCGATACTGCCGGGAGTGACGACATTGACCACCCCGGGCGGCATGTCGGTGTGCTCGTCGATCGTCTTGGCCAGCGCCAACCCGGCCAGCGGGGTCAGCGGCGACGGCTTGAGCACGACGGTGTTGCCGGCAGCCAGGGCCCGGCTGAGCTTCATGACGTTGAGGCTGTGCGGGAAGTTCCACGGCGTCAGGATGGAGACGACACCCAGCGGCTCGTGACACAGCACGGTGGCACCGGCGCCGACCGATCCGATCGGCTCCTCGCGCAGCGTGGTGGCGAGTTGGCCGGCGCGCTGCACGATGAAGGACGCGCTGTCGATCTGGATTGATCGCTCATTGGTCGTGCAGCCCCATTCGGCCTGGGCGAGCGCGAAGAACTCGTCCGCGTGTTCGTTCAGCGCCTCGCCGAGCTGAGTCAGGCAGGCGGCGCGTTGCTGGTGGCTCATCGCCGGCCAGGGGCCTTCGTCGAACGCGCGACGGGCGGCCCCGATCGCCTCGGCGACCTGGCCGACGCTGGCGTCCGGCGCGGTGGCGATCGTCGCGCCGGTGGATGGCGAGATGTCGTCGTAGCGGCCGTTGTGCGGTTCCACCCAGCGTCCGCCGATATAGAGCTGGTAGGCCTCGACAAGAGGTAATTCAGCCATCTGCATCCCCACACCGGATATCGGTCATATCAACACCTGGTGTACACCGGTCGCAGTTCGGAGTCAACGAGTGCCAGCCCGAATTACAGGCAATTTCAGGCATATTGACAAGCAACGTGGTACACGAGTAGACACAATTGGCGAACATCTTTCGTCGATGTGTCGGATCCGATGGTTTTCTGATCGATCTGCGACTGGAGGGCGCGTGCCGTCAGCCGAGTTCCGCGCCAAGCTGCGGGCTCTCGTCGGGCAGCACACCGGTGGTACCGGAACCCCTTTGGTGGCGCCGGATCCGGTCAATCAACCGATGATTCGGCACTGGGCGCATGCGCTCGACGACATGAACCCGGTGTATCTGGATCCGGAGTTCGCGGCCACGTCGAGGTTCGGCGGCATCGTATCACCGCCGGTCATGCTGCAGACGTGGACAATGCCGGCGCCGAAGCTGGCGGGGATCCGGGAGCGGGGCGGAGCCCCGACCGAAATCACTTCCAATCCAACGGCATTTCTCGACGAGGCCGGCTACACCAGCACGGTGGCGGTGAACTCGGAGTTCGAGATCGAACGTTATCCGCGCCTGGGCGACGTGATCAGTGCGATGGCGGTGTACGAGGACGTCTCCGACGAAAAGGAGACCGCGCTGGGCACCGGCTTCTTCCTCACCTGGGTGACGACCTACGTCGACCAGCATTCAGAGGTGTTGGGCCGCCAACGGTTCCGGGTTCTGCGATTCAGGCCGAAGCGCTGATGGCGACCCGGCCTGCACCGGCAACCAGCCCGGACACCGAATTCTTTTGGCGCGGATTGCGTGAGCGCAAACTACTGATCCAGCGCTGCAACGGATGCACAGCGCTGCGTCATCCGCCACGCCCCATGTGTCCCGGGTGCCGCTCCCTGGACTGGACGGCTGTCGAGTCGTCGGGCCGCGGCACCGTCTACAGCTACGTGATACCCCACCAGCCGCGGTTTCCCTTCTTCGATTACCCCTACATCGTCGTGCTGGTGGAACTGGCCGAAGGGGTGCGGCTGGTGTCCAATCTGTGTGAGATCGATCCGGCTGACGTCGTAGTCGGGATGCCGGTCGAGGTGTACTACCAGACCTTCGAAAACAACCTGGTGCTGCACCAATTCCGGCCCCGCGCCCCAGCCTCGGGAGGATCTCGATGACCGCGATCAGTACTTTGAGATGGGCCGACGTGGCCGTCGGCGACGAGCTGACTCCGCTCGAGATCCCGGTCACCGCAACGGTTATCGTCGCCGGCGCGATCGCGTCGCGGGACTTCATGCCGGTGCATCACGACCGTGACTACGCCAACAAGCAGGGTTCGCCCAACCTGTTCATGAACATCCTGACCACCAACGGGTTGTGCGTCCGTTTCCTCACCGACTGGGCCGGGCCCGAGGCGATGGTCAAGAAGCTCTCGATTCGCCTTGGCGTACCGTGCTTTCCGGACGACCCGCTGCGCTTCACCGGCAGTGTGACGGGCAAGTCGGCCGGCTCGGGTGGCGAGAACTTCGTCGAAGTGACGTTCCAGGCCGCCAACTGCCTGGGCAAGCACGTGTCCGGCACCGCGATCCTCAGCCTGCTCGACAAGGCAGGTGCATGACCGGCTCGCTGGCCGGTGCCGCGGCCATAGCGGGAATCGGCCAGACCGAGTTCTCCAAGGAGTCCGGCCGCAGCGAGCTGCAATTGACGTGCGAGGCGGTGCGCGCCGCACTCGACGACGCCGGTGTGGCGCCCGGCGACGTCGACGGCATGGTCACCTTCACCATGGACGCCAGCGATGAGATCGCCGTCGCGCGCAACCTCGGAATCGGCGACCTCAACTTCTTCAGCCGGGTGCCGCACGGCGGCGGCGCGGCAGCCGCAACGGTGGTCCACGCGGCAATGGCGATAGCCACGGCTGTGGCCGACATCGTGGTGTGCTACCGCGCGTTCAACGAGCGTTCCGGCATGCGGTTCGGCGGCAGCGGGCGCACCAGCAGCGAAACTCCGCTGTTCATGGCGCATTACGCGCCATTCGGGTTGCTCACTCCGGCAGCGTGGGTCGCGCTGCACGCCCAGCGCTACATGTCGGCCTACGGCGCCACCAACGAACACTTCGGCGCGATCGCCGTCGTCGACCGTGCCCATGCGGCCCGCAACCCCGATGCGTGGTTCTATCAGCGTCCGATCACGTTGGCAGACCACCAGAATTCGCGCTGGATCGTCGAACCCGTGCTGCGACTGCTGGACTGCTGCCAGGAAAGCGACGGCGGTGTGGCACTGGTGGTGACCAGCGCTGACCGAGCCCGGGATCTACGGCAGCCGCCGGCGGTGATCACCGCGGCCACCCAGGGCGCCGCCGCCGAGGGTGAGATGATGACCAGCTATTACCGCGAGGACATCACCGGCCTGCCGGAGCTGGCAGTGGTGGCCCGGCGGCTCTGGCGGGATTCGGGTCTCAAGCCCGCCGACATCCAAACCGCCTTCCTTTACGACCATTTCACGCCCTTTGTGTTCGTTCAGCTCGAGGAGCTCGGCTTCTGCGGGCGCGGTGAGGCGAAGGACTTCGCCACCGTCGAGAACCTGTCGCTGGGCGGGGTGCTGCCGATCAACACCAACGGCGGTCTGCTGGGCGAGGCCTACATCCACGGCATGAACGGCATCACCGAGGCGGTTCGTCAGGTGCGCGGCACCTCCTGCAACCAGGTCGACGGCGTCGAACATGTCGTGGTCACGTCGGGAACCGGGGTGCCGACCAGCGGCCTGATTCTTGAGCCGGGCAGGTGAGCGCGTGACGACGCGAGCTTCTGCGGTGATCCAGGCGGGTGATACGCGCGAGCTCATCATCGGGGCGGCATACGTCTGTTTCCGCGAGCACGGACTGCAGAAGGCGACCATTGTCGACATCGCCAGGTCGGCGAAGGTATCCCGCAGCACCGTCTACGAGTACTTCCCGGACAAGGCCGCCCTTGTCGAGGCCTGTGCCGAACATGCTTCCCACCAGTTCTACCGCGAAATGGCCCAGGCCATGAGCCGGGTGAGCCCCTTGGAGGAAAAGCTTTGCCGCGCAGCGGTATTTGTGACTCGGGCGCGCCGGGCGATCACGTCGGCTACGTATGTCGATGAAGACGCGATCAACCTGTTGCTGACCAAGGACGCTGCCGAGCTGCTGCGCGAAAGTGTCGACTTCTTCGCGCCCTACCTCACTGCGGCCAAGCTCACCGGCGAGGTACGCAAGGACCTCGATGTCGAGGCCGCCGGGGAGTGGTTCGCCCGCATCCTGTTCTCGTTGTTCACCACGCCATCGCCGATCCGCAATCTGGACGACCCCGATGCCCCCGAAGCCGTGGCCGATTTCGTGCGTGCGCATGTGGTACGGGGTTTCCGCGATGACCGGCCGCAGTCTGCCCGCGCGGCGTCGAAGCTGCGCTGAGTGTGCAACTGGCGGCGTCGAGTGGGTGGTTGCGGCGTCGAGTGTGCGGCTGGGACTTTCGGTGTGCGGCTGCGGCGTCGAGTGTGCGGCCAGGGCGGCCGAGCCGCAGAAAACCCGCCCAGTGGGCACACTCGACGCCACCTGGGCACACTCGACGCCACAGCCGCACACTCGACGCCACCTGGGCACACTCGACGCCACCTGGGCACACTCGACGCCACCTGGGCACACTCGACGCACTCAATGCGCCAAGGCGCGCAGGAAAAACGCCAGGTTCGCCGGGCGTTCGGCCAGGCGTCGCATCAAATAGCCGTACCACTGGCCGCCGAACGGCACGTAAACCCGCAGCTGATTACCGGCGGCGGCCAGTCGCCGCTGTTCGTCGTCGCGAATGCCGTACAACATCTGGTATTCGAAATCACCAGCGGTACGACGTATTCCAGTAGCCATGCCGCCGGTCGCGCCGATGATCGCCGGGTCGTGCGACGCCACCATCGGGTACCCGGAACCGGATAGCAGAACGTGCAGGCAGCGCAGGTAGGAGTCGGTGATCTCGGCGCCGTCCCGGTAGGCCACCGCTGTGGGCTCGTCGTAGGCGCCCTTGCACAGCCGGACCCGGGCGCCTACCGAGGCCAGCTCTCGGCAATCGGCAAGCGTGCGCCGCAGGTAGGCCTGCACAACCGTGCCCAACCAACCGAAGTCGACCCGCAGGTCACCCGAGATCGACAAGGTCGAATCGGTGGTGGTGTGGTCTTCGGCGTCGACGGTGACCCACACCCCGACCTGCTCGGCCCGCTCGCAGATAGTGCGGGCATTGTCCAAGGCGATCTTCGGGCCATCGCGGTCCAGCGCCTGCCCCAGCGCCGACAGCTTGACCGACACCTCCAGCGGCCGCACCCCGGCGAATGCCGTGTCCGCCCGCCGGCCCAGCGCGTCGAGCAAGTCGAGGTAGGCCCGCACGATGGCCGCGGCGCCGTCAGCGTCGGTGACATTCTCGCCGAGATAGTCGATGCTGACATAACGTCCCGAATCACGCAGCACTGCAATGACTTTCAGAACGCTATCCAGCGTTTCACCGGGCACGAACCGGCGCACCACCCGCCGGGTCACCGACGAGCGCTCGGTCATGAGCCGCAACCTGTCGGACCGTCCGGCCACCAGCAGGGCCGGGCGCAGGGTGCGGGCGAACAACCGGGCCATCAGTCGGCAGCCATGTGCGGGTAGTGGTGGTCGGTCACCGGGACGAACGTCTCCTTGATGGTGCGCGCCGAGGTCCAACGCAACAGGTTCAGCGGCGAACCCGCCTTGTCGTTGGTGCCCGATCCGCGCGAGCCACCGAATGGCTGACGTCCGACGACCGCACCGGTCGGCTTGTCGTTGACATAGAAGTTGCCCGCAGCGAACCGAAGCCGGTCTTGTGCCCTCAGGACCGCGCGGCGGTCGTCGGCGATGACGGCGCCGGTCAGCGCGTAGCGTGATCCGGTATCGATGACGTCGAGGATGCGTTCGTAGTGCCCGTCAGGGTAGACGTGCACCGCCAGCACCGGCCCGAAGTACTCGGTCGCGAATGCCTCGTCGGTCGGGTCGTCGGACAGCAATACCGTGGGACGCACGAAATAGCCTATGCTGTCGTCGTATTCGCCGCCAACGGCGATCGTGACACCGGCCGCGCCCTTGGCCCGCTCGATCGCGTCGACGTTCTTGATGAAAGCGCGCCGGTCGATCAGCGCTCCACCATAGTTCGACAGGTCGGTGATGTCACCGTATTTCAGCTCGGCGACGGCGCCCAGGAAGGCATCACCCATCCGCTGCCACACCGAGTGGGCGACGAACGCCCGCGACACCGCCGAGCACTTCTGGCCCTGATAGTCGAATGCTCCGCGAATCAAGGATGTGGACAACACATCCGGGCGTGCCGACGGGTGTGCCACCACGAAGTCCTTACCACCGGTCTCCCCGACCAGCCGCGGATAGCTCTGGTAACGGCCGATATTGGCGCCGACCTGCTGCCAAAGGTGACAGAAGGTGGCCGTCGATCCGGTGAAGTGGATGCCGGCCAATCGCGGATCGGCCAGCGCCACCTCGGAAACCGCGAAGCCGTCGCCGGTGACCAGGTTGATCACACCCGGCGGCAACCCCGCGGCTTCGAGCAGTTGCATGAGCAGATAGGCCGACAAGGTCTGGGTGATCGACGGTTTCCACACCACGGTGTTGCCCATCAGCGCCGGCGCGGTGGGCAGATTGCCCGCGATCGAGGTGAAGTTGAACGGCGTGATCGCATAGACGAAGCCGTCCAGCGGACGGTAATCGGTGCGGTTCCACTCCCCGGGGCCGCTGATCGGCTGCTGGGCCAGGATCTGGCGGGCGAACGCGACGTTGAATCGCCAGAAATCCACCAACTCGCAGGGCGCGTCGATCTCGGCCTGGTACGCCGACTTCGACTGGCCGAGCATGGTGGCGGCGGCGACCTTTTCTCGCCAGGGCCCCGCGAGCAGATCGGCGGCGCGCAGGAACACCGCGGCACGCTCATCGAAAGGCACAGCGGCCCAAGCGTTTTTGGCGGCCATGGCGGCCGCGATAGCCGCCGCCGCATCGGCATGGTCGGCGTTGGTCAGGGTGCCCAGCCGCGCGGCATGCCGGTGCGGGGCGACGACGTCGATCGCCTTGCCGTCGCCCATCCGGTGTCGGCCGCCGATGACGTGCGGCAGTTCCATCGGATGACCGGACAGCAAGGCCAGCTCGGCGCGCAGCCGGGCGCGTTCCGGCGATTTCGGGGCATAGTCATGCACCGGCTCGTTGACCGGGACCGGCACTTGGGTAATAGCGTCCATGCCTGCCAGGTTCCCCGTCCCCGCGCCGGAATCGATTGGCCGATACGACAGGAATTGCCACCGCTGCTAGTAGGATCGAACAATATGCGGGTGGCCGGTGTCGGATTGGGCCAGTTACTCCTTGCCCTGGATGCGACCCTGGTCAGCCTGGTCGAAGCTCCGCGGGGGCTGGATCTCACCGTGGCCTCGGCGGCGCTGGTTGATTCCGACGATGTACGGCTGGGCCTGGCCGAAGCGGCGGGCTCGGCCGACGCCTTCTTTCTGCTGGGCGTCGCCAGCGACGAGGCGCTGCGCTGGATCGACGGCCAAGCCCGAGCGCCGGTGGCGATCTTCGTCAAGGAACCGTCCGACGCGGTGGTGGCCAAAGCGGTCCGAGCAGGGTCGGCGGTGGTTGCCGTGGAACCGCGTGCTCGCTGGGAACGCCTCTACCGGCTGGTCAATCACGTGTTGGAGCATCACGGGGACCGTGGCGATCCCGTGGACGACTCGGGCACCGACCTGTTCGGCCTGGCCCAGTCCCTGGCCGACCGAATCCACGGCATGGTCAGCATCGAAGACGCGCAGTCTCATGTGCTGGCCTACTCGGCTTCCAACGAAGACGCCGACGAGCTGCGCCGGCTGTCCATCCTGGGCCGCGCCGGCCCGCCCGAGCATCTGGAATGGCTGGCCCAATGGGGCATTTTCGACGCCCTTCGCGCCAGCAGCGAGGTGGTCCGGGTGGCTGAGCGCCCGGAACTGGCACTGCGTCCGCGGCTGGCGATCGGGATTCACCAACCAGCGGTCACCCCGCGGCGCTCACCGGTGTTCGCCGGCGCGATCTGGGTTCAGCAGGGCTCGCAGCCGCTGGCCGACGATGCCGAAGAGATTTTGCAGGGAGCGGCGGTGCTGGCCGCTCGGATCATGTCGCGGCTGGCGGCCCGGCCCTCCACCCACGCGCGGCGGGTACAGCAATTACTCGGCCTGGCCGATGGTGAACCGCTCGATGCGGCCGCTGTCGCGCGCGAACTCGGGCTGCCCGGCGACGGGAACGCCGCGCTGATCGGCTTCGACACCATTGCCGCCGAAAACCAACCAGCCCGGCTCACCGACGTCTTGGCGTTGAGCGCCAGCGCTTTTCGTCGTGACGCCCAGGTGGGCACCAACGGATCGCGGATCTATGTGGTGTTACCGCACACCGCGACGGCCCGCGCGGTCACCTCATGGGTGCATGGCACGGTCAGCTCGCTGCGCACCGAGCTGGGCGTGCACCTGCGGGCCGCGATCGCCGCGCCGGTCGCGGGTCTGCGGGGGATCGCCGCGGCACGCACCGAGGTGGACGGCGTGCTCGACAGCGCTGTGCGCCACCCCATCTCGATAGGGCAGGTGACCTCGGTGGCCGAAGCACGCACCGCAGTCCTGCTCGACGAAATCGTCACGCTGGTCGGCACCCATGCGCGGCTGGTCGACCCGCGGATACGCGACCTGCGCACCCGGGATCCTGCGCTGGCCGAAACGTTACGGGTCTACTTGGACAGCTTCGGCGATATCGGCGCCGCCGCGCAGGCACTGCAGGTGCATCCCAACACAGTTCGCTATCGAGTGCGGCGGATCGAGAAGCTGCTGTCGACGTCGTTGGCTGATCCCGATGTGCGGCTGCTCTTTTCGCTGGGATTGCGCGTGGCCGAACGGTCTGGTTGACACCGGCCGAATCACGCGCGGAGTCAGTTTTCTTCCGGATACTCTTTTTTCGTGGCAGACCGCCCGTCGTCATACCTGGTGTTGGCATCGCAGCGTAGCGGCAGCACGCTGTTGGTCGAATCGTTGCGCGCCACCGGCGTAGCCGGCGAACCCCAGGAGTTCTTCCAATATCTGCCGACGACGAGCCAGCCGCCGCAACCGCGGGACTGGTTTGCCGGAGTTGACGACGAGTCGATCCTGCGCCTGCTCGATCCGCTGGACAACGGTAAGCCGGACCTCGCGCCGGCCGAGATCTGGCGCGACTACATCCGCACGGTCGGCAGAACGCCCAACGGTGTCTGGGGCGGCAAGCTGATGTGGAATCAGACCCCGCTGCTGCTGAATCGCGCGTGCGAGCTTCCCGATTGCTCGGGCGAGGGCCTCAAGGCGGCCATCCGTGACGTCGTCGGTGAGAACCCGTTCCTTGTCTATGTCTACCGTCCCGACGTCGTGTCGCAGGCGGTGTCGTTTTGGCGTGCGGTGCAGACGCGGGTCTGGCGGGGGCGCCCCGATCCGGTCCGCGACGCTCGCGCCGTCTATCACGCCGGGGCGATTGCTCACGTCGTCACCATGCTGCGCGCCCAGGAAGCGGGCTGGCGCGGCTGGTTCGTCGAGGAGAACATCACACCGTTAGAGATCGCTTATCCGGTGTTGTGGCGCAATCTGACCGAACTGGTCGGCACCATCCTCCAGGCGTTGGGGCTCGACCCGCGGCTGGCGCCTGCCCCGGCGCTGGAGCGGCAGGCCGATCAGCGTTCCGACGAATGGGTGGACCGCTATCGGGCAGATGCCGAAAGGGACGGGCTGCCTAGGTGATGGCGGCCCGGCACATCGCCGGACTGCGCCGCCGCATGCCGCACACGGGACGACGGGCCAGCACGCTTACCGGCATGGCGGGTCTGACGCCGGCCCCACGTGAACGGGTCAACCCGCTCGACGACAACGGTCACGTCTCCTTCCACAGCGCCGGCGTTGCGGCCGGGGTCCAGGTTGGGTCGTAGGCGGTGTGCGCCTGCAGGCATCGGTAGGTCTTGCCGTTGTAGGTAACGGTGTCACCCACCGCATAGGTCGCGCCGGCGGCCCACGAGTTGGCCGCCGGTGGAACCGTCGTCGTTGTGCCGGCGGACGGGGTTGTTGTGCCGGCGGACGGGGTCGATGTGCTGGTGGGCGGTTGACCGGCGCCGACTTGCAGGTCGACGCAGGAATAGAACGCGTTGGGAGTATCGCCGATAATCCATATGGCCAGCAGCTTCTGGCGACCGCTGAACCCACTCAGGTTGACGGTGTGCGTGACCGTCGCACCAGGTGGCGCGTTATTACCGTCGAAGCGGGCGACTTTGGTGGCGCCGATGTAATACTCCCAGCCGGTGGTCCGGTGTAGTGCGGTGTTGGTCCAGGTGAACGAGACGGTGTTGCCGACCGGTGTCGGCCGCCACGGCTTCTTGTCGTCATTGAGCTCGGCGAATTGCCCGAGGCCGCCGTTGCAGCTGGTAAGCCCCTTGGGGCCCTCCACACTCTGCGGCTCATACTTGATCGCGCCGCATTGAACTACGCCCTGTGCACACTGGGCTTGACGGCTGGGCGGAGACGAGACAAAGCCATGCGCAGAGGCGTTAGCCATCGGAAGAAAGACCTGAAGACAAGGGATCAATGTTGCCGTGCCGATAATAGACAATACGCGGTTCGTCATCTGCGTTTACTCCCTGCGTGTTTCGACTACATCGCATTGATGCCGACGCTATTCGGTTGTGGTGATCGAACCTATACATACGGGACAGATGCGTCAACGATGTTGTACTTACGGCGTTTCGGAATCTGATTCTGTTGCGATGCCGTATTTTAGGAAAACCTGGCTGTGTACATCGTTGCGAAATCACGCTGTTTGGAGCGTATAAAATCGAATTATCCTGGGCTGGAAATCAATTCACCAGCATTGATGCGCGCTACTGGATTCGGCTGCGGCCTCGACGGCGGCGGCCGGACGTCTCCCGGCGAGAGCACGTTGATGCTCCCTCTCGTGTTAGGCGGCAGCCCCTCCGACTGGCTCCCCTGCCGCTTGTTGTCGCAACGTCGGTGCCGGCCCACTCCCGCCGTGCGGGCGTACGTAGCGCCACCAGGTCAACGTCGTGGCGCCGATATAGCACAGCAGGAAGACCCAGAATGCCGGGGTTTCGGTGCCGGCGCTCACATACG
The nucleotide sequence above comes from Mycobacterium pseudokansasii. Encoded proteins:
- a CDS encoding proline dehydrogenase family protein, which encodes MARLFARTLRPALLVAGRSDRLRLMTERSSVTRRVVRRFVPGETLDSVLKVIAVLRDSGRYVSIDYLGENVTDADGAAAIVRAYLDLLDALGRRADTAFAGVRPLEVSVKLSALGQALDRDGPKIALDNARTICERAEQVGVWVTVDAEDHTTTDSTLSISGDLRVDFGWLGTVVQAYLRRTLADCRELASVGARVRLCKGAYDEPTAVAYRDGAEITDSYLRCLHVLLSGSGYPMVASHDPAIIGATGGMATGIRRTAGDFEYQMLYGIRDDEQRRLAAAGNQLRVYVPFGGQWYGYLMRRLAERPANLAFFLRALAH
- the pruA gene encoding L-glutamate gamma-semialdehyde dehydrogenase → MDAITQVPVPVNEPVHDYAPKSPERARLRAELALLSGHPMELPHVIGGRHRMGDGKAIDVVAPHRHAARLGTLTNADHADAAAAIAAAMAAKNAWAAVPFDERAAVFLRAADLLAGPWREKVAAATMLGQSKSAYQAEIDAPCELVDFWRFNVAFARQILAQQPISGPGEWNRTDYRPLDGFVYAITPFNFTSIAGNLPTAPALMGNTVVWKPSITQTLSAYLLMQLLEAAGLPPGVINLVTGDGFAVSEVALADPRLAGIHFTGSTATFCHLWQQVGANIGRYQSYPRLVGETGGKDFVVAHPSARPDVLSTSLIRGAFDYQGQKCSAVSRAFVAHSVWQRMGDAFLGAVAELKYGDITDLSNYGGALIDRRAFIKNVDAIERAKGAAGVTIAVGGEYDDSIGYFVRPTVLLSDDPTDEAFATEYFGPVLAVHVYPDGHYERILDVIDTGSRYALTGAVIADDRRAVLRAQDRLRFAAGNFYVNDKPTGAVVGRQPFGGSRGSGTNDKAGSPLNLLRWTSARTIKETFVPVTDHHYPHMAAD
- a CDS encoding PucR family transcriptional regulator, with the translated sequence MRVAGVGLGQLLLALDATLVSLVEAPRGLDLTVASAALVDSDDVRLGLAEAAGSADAFFLLGVASDEALRWIDGQARAPVAIFVKEPSDAVVAKAVRAGSAVVAVEPRARWERLYRLVNHVLEHHGDRGDPVDDSGTDLFGLAQSLADRIHGMVSIEDAQSHVLAYSASNEDADELRRLSILGRAGPPEHLEWLAQWGIFDALRASSEVVRVAERPELALRPRLAIGIHQPAVTPRRSPVFAGAIWVQQGSQPLADDAEEILQGAAVLAARIMSRLAARPSTHARRVQQLLGLADGEPLDAAAVARELGLPGDGNAALIGFDTIAAENQPARLTDVLALSASAFRRDAQVGTNGSRIYVVLPHTATARAVTSWVHGTVSSLRTELGVHLRAAIAAPVAGLRGIAAARTEVDGVLDSAVRHPISIGQVTSVAEARTAVLLDEIVTLVGTHARLVDPRIRDLRTRDPALAETLRVYLDSFGDIGAAAQALQVHPNTVRYRVRRIEKLLSTSLADPDVRLLFSLGLRVAERSG
- the stf0 gene encoding trehalose 2-sulfotransferase, with the translated sequence MADRPSSYLVLASQRSGSTLLVESLRATGVAGEPQEFFQYLPTTSQPPQPRDWFAGVDDESILRLLDPLDNGKPDLAPAEIWRDYIRTVGRTPNGVWGGKLMWNQTPLLLNRACELPDCSGEGLKAAIRDVVGENPFLVYVYRPDVVSQAVSFWRAVQTRVWRGRPDPVRDARAVYHAGAIAHVVTMLRAQEAGWRGWFVEENITPLEIAYPVLWRNLTELVGTILQALGLDPRLAPAPALERQADQRSDEWVDRYRADAERDGLPR
- a CDS encoding lytic polysaccharide monooxygenase, with the protein product MTNRVLSIIGTATLIPCLQVFLPMANASAHGFVSSPPSRQAQCAQGVVQCGAIKYEPQSVEGPKGLTSCNGGLGQFAELNDDKKPWRPTPVGNTVSFTWTNTALHRTTGWEYYIGATKVARFDGNNAPPGATVTHTVNLSGFSGRQKLLAIWIIGDTPNAFYSCVDLQVGAGQPPTSTSTPSAGTTTPSAGTTTTVPPAANSWAAGATYAVGDTVTYNGKTYRCLQAHTAYDPTWTPAATPALWKET